Proteins from a genomic interval of Daphnia pulex isolate KAP4 chromosome 4, ASM2113471v1:
- the LOC124192998 gene encoding conserved oligomeric Golgi complex subunit 3-like isoform X2 → METEEREVWENLAEWDNLENPLAPLTEEQQKTIIELAALCDHKLTAQDEITETKAPTPLYVKDKKHSDTTILDSFASLKSGEKTIDSSQQFYQWYSELEWEMLQEEDAEYRAYLAQLEKHQGDCQELLSQVTGTLDKLSKLNSQYGFVSNKTTSLHEACEQMLIDQTKLSNLADELENKVSYFLEYEKIQSQLSSPTLSVHGELFRNILDRLDKCIDYMQSHPQYRESSTYVTKYRVCLNTALSSVRGWVLQALEQCVQQAKKSDGSTPTTGESYAFTLLYGKFRLHADKMKQLMTDIEQRHEKGPEYEQLLSDCHAAYFNQRLLLLRPSVVASLTDLSTTYLRDHCALTRCSCTFLLRICHDEWQLYHQFFGLQSPLLDDYMDQLCALLYDLLRPHIIHSNHLETLAELCFILRVEMIDEHINNNPEQLAAFHRTVLQLLSDVQERLVYRAHIYVQNDIIGYKPVSGDLAYPEKLEMMESIAEGLQNQASQSLGRSVSVSSISSQDTVRSHTGNSPADLHGMWYPPLRRALLCLSKLYRSVDRSTFQGLSQEVLAAACAALANAASQIMTNKTTLDAHLFHIKHLLILREQIAPFQVDFAVKEMSLDFSSVKTADSRRLADRQLKSTCEAFIDYCGDFLIGPIRVYLAKMTAYLKNNAADLSGLTKQSFAQPDVVQNYSSESQKYLRTRLPVVQRSLQLYLANRETEFILFRPVKNLIVASYQQLHQILITHYSEEEQGLIAAPSPEHISILLSAMLLKRPESVFTDIEKIPDSPSPAQELKNDIS, encoded by the exons ATGGAGACGGAAGAACGCGAAGTTTGGGAAAATCTGGCAGAATGGGACAATTTGGAAAATCCATTGGCACCACTTACAGAAGAGCAGCAGAAAACGATTATCGAATTGGCGGCCTTGTGCGATCATAAGCTAACCGCCCAAGAT GAAATAACAGAGACGAAAGCCCCTACCCCTCTATATGTTAAAGATAAGAAACATAGTGACACTACGATTCTGGATAGCTTTGCCTCTTTGAAGAGCGGTGAAAAGACTATTGATTCATCACAACAG TTTTACCAATGGTACTCTGAACTGGAGTGGGAAATGCTGCAGGAGGAAGATGCAGAGTATCGAGCTTACTTAGCCCAGTTGGAGAAACATCAAGGAGATTGTCAAGAATTATTGAGTCAAGTGACAGGAACACTAGACAAACTGTCCAAACTCAACAGTCAGTATGGCTTTGTCTCAAATAAAACCACCTCCTTGCATGAAGCATGTGAGCAAATGCTAATAGACCAGACCAAGCTGTCAAACCTGGCTGACGAGTTGGAGAATAAAGTTTCATACTTCCTTGAGTATGAAAAAATACAATCCCAACTTAGCTCACCTACTCTGTCCGTTCATGGGGAACTTTTTCGCAACATTTTGGATCGCCTTGATAAATGCATCGACTACATGCAATCTCAC CCTCAATACAGGGAATCGTCGACTTACGTAACCAAATACAGGGTTTGCCTTAACACTGCTTTGTCATCTGTACGAGGTTGGGTTCTGCAAGCCCTGGAGCAGTGTGTGCAACAAGCAAAAAAGTCGGACGGCAGTACTCCAACAACAG GTGAAAGTTACGCATTTACTTTGTTGTACGGTAAATTCCGACTACATGCCGATAAGATGAAACAGCTTATGACCGATATCGAACAGCGCCATGAAAAAGGACCTGA ATACGAGCAATTGTTAAGTGATTGTCATGCGGCGTACTTCAACCAgcgcttgttgttgttgcgaccCAGCGTCGTGGCCTCTCTAACGGACCTTTCAACCACCTACCTGCGCGACCACTGCGCCCTAACTCGCTGTTCATGCACGTTTCTCTTGCGTATATGCCATGACGAATGGCAACTTTATCACCAGTTTTTCGGCCTACAATCCCCATTACTTGA TGATTATATGGACCAGCTGTGTGCACTGTTGTACGACCTCCTCCGCCCGCACATTATTCATTCTAATCACTTGGAAACTTTGGCTGAgctttgttttattcttcgcGTGGAAATGATTGACGAacacatcaacaacaacc CCGAACAACTCGCTGCGTTTCACCGCACCGTTTTGCAACTCCTTTCTGATGTGCAAGAGAGGTTGGTTTATCGGGCCCACATCTACGTTCAAAATGATATCATCGGATACAAGCCCGTTTCCGGAGATTTGGCGTACCCGGAGAAATTGGAAATGATGGAG AGTATCGCGGAAGGACTGCAAAATCAGGCTTCACAAAGTCTCGGGCGCTCCGTTTCCGTCTCGTCTATCTCGTCCCAGGATACAGTTCGTTCCCACACTGGAA aTTCGCCGGCCGATTTGCACGGCATGTGGTATCCCCCTTTGAGGAGAGCCTTGTTGTGCCTATCCAAACTTTACCGCTCTGTCGATCGTTCGACATTCCAAGGTCTTTCCCAG GAAGTTTTAGCGGCGGCTTGTGCGGCCTTGGCAAATGCTGCGTCCCAGATTATGACAAACAAAACCACCCTAGACGCCCATTTGTTCCACATCAAACATCTCCTAATCCTTCGTGAGCAG ATCGCTCCTTTTCAAGTCGACTTTGCTGTCAAAGAAATGAGTCTGGATTTCAGTTCTGTGAAAACTGCCG ATTCTAGGCGCTTGGCCGACCGCCAACTCAAGTCGACATGTGAAGCTTTTATCGATTATTGCGGCGACTTTTTGATCGGACCTATTCGTGTTTACCTTGCGAAA ATGACggcttatttgaaaaataatgctGCCGACTTGTCTGGGCTAACGAAACAATCATTTGCGCAACCTGATGTTGTGCAAAATTACTCTAGCGAATCGCAAAAGTATCTCCGGACTCGTTTGCCCGTCGTTCAACGAAGCTTGCAACTTTACTTGGCCAATAGAGAAACCGAATTTATCTTGTTCAG ACCTGTTAAGAATTTAATAGTCGCTAGCTATCAACAACTGCACCAAATCCTGATAACGCATTACAGCGAAGAAGAGCAAGGATTGATCGCAGCTCCTTCGCCGGAGCACATATCGATTCTACTTTCGGCTATGCTATTAAAGAGACCCGAGTCTGTGTTCACAGACATAGAGAA GATACCGGACTCTCCAAGTCCAGCTCAAGAGCTaaaaaatgacatttcatAG
- the LOC124193011 gene encoding drebrin-like protein B, protein MALNLVKYQDEMLKAWKEVVDDKNPTDWALFTYEGQSYDLKLVGKGDGGITELAEDLNSCKIMYAFCRVKDPKTSLPKYVLINWQGESAPGIRKGTCTNHLGPIQKFFKGIHITVNARTEDEVDEEAIVDKVAKSTGSIYNFSRLDSREDEPTGPVGTIYKRVNPTQEIDAKARDSFWAQEEEEEKKRQLEEQRRKEEESKRREEELKKREMEGSRARENQVLARMRSISELRQAEEKASISSEEAEKAKWAKQKQDDDKDDEERRMRSEILRRQRNNEAQSLIKQRSIDAKAIFEQNTSAGQLSISRRSSSSNVSSPSPTPSAPNKVGAKWPPSPNSVSPSPVSPSPASPTPNVVRQTSIQTNFYANNSSNGHSSSISSPPPPMKNEWIFETPTPAVIVPPAPEFADAPPELPSSPPPTEQLETAPISPIAAMLDDANQDYEDVNDEEEQEWESPPQEIVKQVQADNFIDNEVNGFGIRARALYDYQAGEPGEISFDPGDIITNIDQIDEGWWQGVGPDGTYGLFPANYVELIE, encoded by the exons ATGGCACTTAACCTAGTCAAGTATCAGGATGAAATGCTTAAAGCCTGGAAAGAAGTTGTTGACGATAAGAATCCAACAGATTGGGCATTATTTACCTACGAAGGACAGTCTTATGACCTGAAACTTGTTGGAAAAGGAG atgGTGGTATCACAGAACTGGCAGAAGACTTGAACAGCTGTAAAATAATGTATGCATTCTGCAGGGTGAAAGACCCAAAAACAAGTCTTCCCAAATATGTCCTCATCAACTGG cAAGGTGAGAGTGCTCCTGGTATCCGTAAAGGAACTTGCACCAATCATTTAGGACCCATTCAAAAGTTCTTTAAAGGAATTCACATCACGGTAAATGCGCGAACTGAAGACGAGGTTGATGAAGAAGCAATCGTAGACAAAGTGGCCAAATCTACAGGGTCGATTTATAATTTTAGTCGTTTGGATTCCAGAGAGGATGAACCAACTGGCCCTGTG GGAACTATTTACAAAAGAGTAAATCCCACACAAGAGATAGATGCAAAAGCTCGTGATAGCTTTTGGgcacaggaagaagaagaagagaaaaaacgccAATTGGAGGAACAGCGACGAAAAGAGGAAGAGTCTAAGCGTCgtgaagaagaattaaagaaaagagaa ATGGAAGGTAGTCGTGCTCGAGAGAATCAGGTGTTAGCTCGAATGCGAAGTATTTCCGAGCTACGACAGGCGGAAGAAAAAGCCAGTATTTCCTCAGAGGAGGCTGAAAAAGCTAAATGGGCCAAACAGAAACAAGATGACGataaagatgatgaagaaagacGAATGCGTAGTGAAATTCTACGCCGACAGAGAAATAACGAGGCTCAGTCTCTGATTAAACAGCGCAGCATTGACGCAAAAGCTATCTTTGAACAAAATACTTCTGCTGGTCAGCTTTCAATATcaagaagaagcagcagttCCAATGTGTCATCCCCAAGCCCAACCCCGAGTGCTCCGAACAAAGTTGGTGCTAAATGGCCACCATCCCCTAATTCTGTATCTCCGTCTCCTGTTTCCCCATCACCCGCCTCTCCTACCCCTAATGTTGTCCGCCAAACTTCGATTCAAACTAACTTTTATGCTAATAATTCCTCGAATGGCCATTCTTCTTCCATATCGTCACCACCGCCACCAATGAAGAACGAATGGATCTTTGAAACGCCTACACCAGCCGTTATTGTCCCACCAGCACCCGAATTTGCCGATGCTCCCCCTGAATTACCCTCATCACCTCCGCCCACTGAGCAGCTCGAAACGGCCCCTATTTCACCTATTGCAGCTATGCTTGACGATGCCAATCAAGATTACGAAGATGTtaatgacgaagaagaacaagaatgGGAATCGCCTCCTCAAGAGATTGTGAAACAAGTTCAGGCAGATAATTTCATTGATAATGAAGTCAATGGTTTCGGTATAAGAGCCCGGGCCCTTTAcgattatcaagcag GTGAGCCTGGAGAAATATCTTTTGACCCTGGAGATATTATAACCAATATTGATCAAATTGATGAAG GTTGGTGGCAAGGAGTTGGTCCGGACGGGACCTATGGTCTTTTTCCAGCTAATTATGTAGaattgattgaatga
- the LOC124192996 gene encoding ribonuclease 3-like, translated as MDGHNNQQPPFPLYYGYQYAQPQPNNFPHAMQYSFPPPPFHEMNFPPPIPYGIYPPPPPQPFAIGPHAQQTSYPPAISHSFVPNYPPLNQYPQAAPYLSAQQRPSACSSMPTSNTHPQTNKVSGSYSSHNSTSKRPLPIKSSQKPHSSSSSSTRTEYKKSHQHSAHEDEPITPPDEYSSLTPEEIIENEKKTWTRCAPADLFYARDLDNPKLMRGTDKLKATIDQFRIKLLERGDKARTMQPKFDYPPRKTRRHSTQCGGSCKDKSKKTCESDSSTSDSSSEEEDEVDLVLQELERKKQHPSRLHPELWFNDPGEMNDGPLCRCSFKARRTGIRHGIYAGEKSSMICDRNSNNGDILHHYRVTISPPTNFLLKRPTVIHHDGHEFIFEGFSLLSHYPLDKVPTCKVIRFNIEYTIVYIEEKVPDNFTIQELELFSHYLFHELLELVDFNLHAAGDTNGCPQFHILPRFVRDLPDHGKEMLSMNQVLQYLIQQNVPVIDETELGYQLKLPQHDWQNMADFTKGMIVTKPGSKPCSLRVDQLDRDQLRMDVISYPEIVHFGIRPPQLSYAGNPEYQKAWRDYVKFRHLLANMPKPSFEDKRKLEAKENRLQEMRLQNNMKRDVTVAVSSEGFYRTGIMCDVVQHGMLLPVLITHLRFHKSLDVLEDRIKYRFKNRYLLQLALTHPSYRENFGTNPDHARNSLTNCGIRQPEYGDRRIHYMNTRKRGINTLINIMSRLGKKQETESSITHNERLEFLGDAVVEFLASIHLYHMFPDLEEGGLATYRAAIVQNQHLAQLAKNLQLDQFMLYAHGSDLCHDLELRHAMANCFEALMGALFLDGGINVADGVFSNTLFMNEKDLLDVWVNYPPHPLQEQELGGDRKWIASFPLLQKMVEFEESIGIKFTHIRLLARAFTDRSIGFNNLTLGSNQRLEFLGDTVLQLIASEYLYKFFPEHHEGHLSLLRSSLVNNRTQAVVCDDLGMTNYALYSSPKAELKTKDRADLLEAFLGALYVDKGLEDCQTFCQVCFFPRLQDFILHQDWNDPKSKLQQCCLTLRTMDGGEPDIPVYKVIECKGPTNTRVYSVAVYFRGIRLASASGHSIQQAEMNAAKEALEKSKDLFPQLNHQKKVIANTSVTMPNRKTGSGYPHVEGNGAIKFEEKEGGASTSSDTYHPDWYLRRSSSSKRDTMHSKDSRSRSNRRSRSSSSRSRSRSPRRTRSRSPVRSRSRSSRRNGSYSPRRNGSYSSRRRRSYSPSPSRSRSNSTSNSASNTSNRSGSFVAAVPENTVANICSSIQTGGRSNNLDVVRKIRARKSSGELSSSGQSDIEDKTL; from the exons ATGGATGGTCACAATAACCAGCAACCACCGTTTCCATTGTATTATGGATACCAATATGCTCAGCCTCAGCCCAACAATTTCCCTCATGCAATGCAATATAGTTTTCCTCCTCCCCCATTccatgaaatgaattttccaCCCCCTATACCTTATGGGATatacccaccaccaccaccacaaccatTTGCAATTGGCCCACATGCACAACAAACAAGTTACCCACCAGCAATTTCCCATTCTTTTGTGCCAAACTATCCTCCATTGAATCAGTATCCCCAGGCTGCCCCGTATCTCTCAGCCCAGCAACGTCCATCAGCTTGCAGTTCTATGCCCACAAGTAACACTCACCCACAAACTAATAAAGTTTCAGGATCATATTCAAGTCATAATTCCACATCGAAAAGACCTTTACCTATTAAATCAAGCCAAAAGCCTCACTCCAGTTCTTCATCTTCTACAAGAACAGAGTATAAGAAGTCACATCAACATTCTGCTCATGAGGATGAACCTATCACCCCACCGGACGAATATTCTAGCCTAACTCCTgaagaaattattgaaaatgagaagaaaacatGGACTCGTTGTGCGCCTGCAGATCTGTTCTATGCTCGGGATCTGGACAATCCTAAATTGATGCGTGGCACCGACAAATTGAAAGCTACTATTGATCAATTTCGCATTAAGCTGCTAGAGCGTGGCGACAAAGCTCGTACAATGCAGCCCAAATTTGATTACCCTCCCCGTAAAACAAGGAGACACAGTACGCAGTGTGGCGGTTCTTGCAAGGATAAATCCAAAAAGACTTGCGAGTCCGATTCAAGTACTTCTGATTCTTCTTcagaggaggaagacgaagtTGATCTAGTTCTTCAAGAACTGGAACGAAAGAAACAACATCCGTCAAGACTTCACCCTGAACTGTGGTTCAATGATCCAGGAGAAATGAATGACGGTCCTTTGTGCCGCTGCAg TTTCAAAGCACGTCGGACTGGTATTCGACATGGTATCTACGCAGGAGAAAAATCGTCTATGATATGTGACCGGAATTCTAACAACGGTGACATTTTGCATCACTACCGAGTGACCATTTCCCCACCGACAAATTTTCTCTTAAAGAGACCGACCGTTATTCATCATGATGGACACGAGTTCATTTTTGAAGGTTTCTCGCTTTTGTCTCACTACCCACTAGATAAAGTGCCTACCTGCAAAGTCATTCGATTCAACATTGAATATAC AATCGTCtacattgaagaaaaagttccCGATAACTTTACAATTCAAGAACTTGAATTGTTTAGTCACTATCTATTCCACGAGTTACTTGAGTTGGTCGACTTTAACCTCCATGCAGCTGGAGATACGAACGGTTGTCCGCAATTTCATATCCTACCGCGTTTTGTGAGAGACTTACCTGACCACGGCAAAGAGATGTTGTCGATGAACCAAGTGCTACAGTATCTAATCCAACAGAACGTTCCAGTGATTGACGAAACAGAATTGGGTTATCAACTTAAACTACCCCAG CATGATTGGCAGAATATGGCTGATTTTACAAAAGGAATGATTGTCACGAAGCCAGGTTCCAAGCCGTGTTCCCTCAGGGTTGACCAGCTTGATCGCGACCAACTCCGGATGGATGTCATCAGCTACCCGGAGATTGTCCATTTTGGCATAAGGCCACCTCAACTCAGCTACGCAGGCAATCCCGAGTATCAAAAAGCATGGCGAGACTACGTTAAATTTCGCCACCTGCTAGCCAATATGCCGAAGCCGTCATTTGAAGACAAGCGCAAATTAGAGGCAAAGGAGAACAGACTCCAGGAAATGCGACTCCAGAATAATATGAAGCGCGATGTAACGGTCGCTGTTTCTAGTGAAGGATTTTACCGAACCGGAATTATGTGTGATGTCGTCCAACACGG AATGTTACTCCCAGTGCTGATTACGCACTTACGCTTCCACAAGTCACTCGATGTTCTGGAAGACAGGATCAAATATCGTTTCAAGAATCGATATTTGCTTCAATTGGCTCTTACCCATCCTTCGTATCGTGAAAATTTTGGAACTAACCCGGACCATGCCCGCAACTCTTTAACCAATTGTGGAATACGTCAGCCGGAATATGGTGATAGACGCATTCACTACATGAACACACGAAAACGAGGAATCAACACATTAATCAACATCATGTCCCG CCTTGGCAAGAAGCAGGAGACAGAATCTAGTATCACTCACAATGAGCGACTGGAATTCTTGGGTGATGCTGTAGTTGAGTTTTTGGCTTCCATCCATCTGTATCACATGTTTCCTGATTTGGAGGAGGGTGGTTTGGCAACCTACCGAGCTGCAATTGTCCAGAATCAACATCTTGCCCAATTAGCCAAAAACCTTCAACTTGACCAGTTTATGTTATACGCTCATGGATCGGATCTGTGCCACGACCTGGAATTGCGACATGCG ATGGCCAACTGTTTTGAAGCACTGATGGGAGCACTCTTCTTGGATGGTGGAATAAATGTGGCTGATGGGGTTTTTTCCAACACACTCTTTATGAACGAAAAAGACCTTTTGGACGTGTGGGTCAATTATCCACCCCATCCATTGCAAGAACAAGAATTGGGCGGTGATCGTAAATGGATCGcatcttttcctcttttgcaAAAGATGGTTGAATTTGAAGAGTCGATTGGAATCAAGTTTACCCATATTCGACTTCTTGCCCGAGCTTTCACTGACCGCAGTATtggttttaataatttaactttGGGATCTAATCAGCGTTTGGAGTTTCTTGGTGACACAGTTCTTCAGCTGATAGCATCCGAGTATCTATACAAATTCTTTCCGGAGCATCACGAGGGGCATTTGTCTTTGCTGCGAAGTTCCCTCGTCAACAACCGGACCCAGGCAGTTGTGTGTGATGATTTAGGAATGACCAATTACGCCCTTTATTCGAGCCCTAAAGCGGAATTGAAGACAAAAGACAGAGCTGATCTTCTAGAAGCCTTTTTAGGTGCACTGTACGTCGATAAAGGATTGGAAGACTGTCAAACATTTTGCCAGGTGTGTTTCTTTCCTCGCCTGCAAGACTTTATCCTTCATCAAGACTGGAATGATCCCAAATCCAAGCTTCAACAATGCTGCCTTACGTTACGTACAATGGATGGCGGAGAACCGGATATTCCCGTGTACAAAGTGATCGAGTGCAAAGGCCCAACCAATACGCGCGTTTATTCTGTTGCTGTTTATTTTCGTGGAATTCGTTTAGCCAGTGCTTCTGGGCATAGCATTCAACAAGCTGAAATGAACGCAGCTAAAGAAGCCTTAGAAAAGTCTAAAGATCTCTTTCCGCAATTGAATCACCAGAAAAAAGTGATTGCCAACACTAGTGTTACTATGCCAAATCGAAAAACGGGCTCTGGGTATCCTCATGTTGAAGGGAACGGAGCAATTAAatttgaagagaaagaaggtgGTGCATCGACTTCAAGTGATACTTATCATCCCGATTGGTATCTACGTAGATCGAGTTCCAGCAAACGAGATACAATGCA TTCCAAAGATTCAAGGAGTCGAAGCAATCGAAGGAGCCGAAGCAGCAGTTCAAGAAGCCGTAGTCGCAGTCCTAGGAGAACCCGAAGCCGCAGTCCTGTGAGAAGTCGTAGTCGCAGTTCAAGGAGAAATGGAAGTTACAGTCCAAGGAGAAATGGAAGTTACAGTtcaaggagaaggagaagttACAGTCCAAGTCCAAGTAGGAGCCGAAGCAACAGCACAAGCAATAGTGCCAGCAACACAAGTAATAGAAGCGGCagttttgttgctgctgtgccTGAAAACACTGTTGCTAACATCTGCTCCAGTATTCAAACTGGTGGGAGATCTAATAATTTAGATGTTGTCCGGAAAATTCGCGCTCGGAAGAGCAGTGGAGAACTGAGTTCTTCTGGACAAAGTGATATCGAGGATAAAACTTTGTAA
- the LOC124192998 gene encoding conserved oligomeric Golgi complex subunit 3-like isoform X1 produces the protein METEEREVWENLAEWDNLENPLAPLTEEQQKTIIELAALCDHKLTAQDEITETKAPTPLYVKDKKHSDTTILDSFASLKSGEKTIDSSQQFYQWYSELEWEMLQEEDAEYRAYLAQLEKHQGDCQELLSQVTGTLDKLSKLNSQYGFVSNKTTSLHEACEQMLIDQTKLSNLADELENKVSYFLEYEKIQSQLSSPTLSVHGELFRNILDRLDKCIDYMQSHPQYRESSTYVTKYRVCLNTALSSVRGWVLQALEQCVQQAKKSDGSTPTTGESYAFTLLYGKFRLHADKMKQLMTDIEQRHEKGPEYEQLLSDCHAAYFNQRLLLLRPSVVASLTDLSTTYLRDHCALTRCSCTFLLRICHDEWQLYHQFFGLQSPLLDDYMDQLCALLYDLLRPHIIHSNHLETLAELCFILRVEMIDEHINNNPEQLAAFHRTVLQLLSDVQERLVYRAHIYVQNDIIGYKPVSGDLAYPEKLEMMESIAEGLQNQASQSLGRSVSVSSISSQDTVRSHTGNSPADLHGMWYPPLRRALLCLSKLYRSVDRSTFQGLSQEVLAAACAALANAASQIMTNKTTLDAHLFHIKHLLILREQIAPFQVDFAVKEMSLDFSSVKTAALGLFQKKGRLFSLSASNALLEFLLEGAPQVREHLKDSRRLADRQLKSTCEAFIDYCGDFLIGPIRVYLAKMTAYLKNNAADLSGLTKQSFAQPDVVQNYSSESQKYLRTRLPVVQRSLQLYLANRETEFILFRPVKNLIVASYQQLHQILITHYSEEEQGLIAAPSPEHISILLSAMLLKRPESVFTDIEKIPDSPSPAQELKNDIS, from the exons ATGGAGACGGAAGAACGCGAAGTTTGGGAAAATCTGGCAGAATGGGACAATTTGGAAAATCCATTGGCACCACTTACAGAAGAGCAGCAGAAAACGATTATCGAATTGGCGGCCTTGTGCGATCATAAGCTAACCGCCCAAGAT GAAATAACAGAGACGAAAGCCCCTACCCCTCTATATGTTAAAGATAAGAAACATAGTGACACTACGATTCTGGATAGCTTTGCCTCTTTGAAGAGCGGTGAAAAGACTATTGATTCATCACAACAG TTTTACCAATGGTACTCTGAACTGGAGTGGGAAATGCTGCAGGAGGAAGATGCAGAGTATCGAGCTTACTTAGCCCAGTTGGAGAAACATCAAGGAGATTGTCAAGAATTATTGAGTCAAGTGACAGGAACACTAGACAAACTGTCCAAACTCAACAGTCAGTATGGCTTTGTCTCAAATAAAACCACCTCCTTGCATGAAGCATGTGAGCAAATGCTAATAGACCAGACCAAGCTGTCAAACCTGGCTGACGAGTTGGAGAATAAAGTTTCATACTTCCTTGAGTATGAAAAAATACAATCCCAACTTAGCTCACCTACTCTGTCCGTTCATGGGGAACTTTTTCGCAACATTTTGGATCGCCTTGATAAATGCATCGACTACATGCAATCTCAC CCTCAATACAGGGAATCGTCGACTTACGTAACCAAATACAGGGTTTGCCTTAACACTGCTTTGTCATCTGTACGAGGTTGGGTTCTGCAAGCCCTGGAGCAGTGTGTGCAACAAGCAAAAAAGTCGGACGGCAGTACTCCAACAACAG GTGAAAGTTACGCATTTACTTTGTTGTACGGTAAATTCCGACTACATGCCGATAAGATGAAACAGCTTATGACCGATATCGAACAGCGCCATGAAAAAGGACCTGA ATACGAGCAATTGTTAAGTGATTGTCATGCGGCGTACTTCAACCAgcgcttgttgttgttgcgaccCAGCGTCGTGGCCTCTCTAACGGACCTTTCAACCACCTACCTGCGCGACCACTGCGCCCTAACTCGCTGTTCATGCACGTTTCTCTTGCGTATATGCCATGACGAATGGCAACTTTATCACCAGTTTTTCGGCCTACAATCCCCATTACTTGA TGATTATATGGACCAGCTGTGTGCACTGTTGTACGACCTCCTCCGCCCGCACATTATTCATTCTAATCACTTGGAAACTTTGGCTGAgctttgttttattcttcgcGTGGAAATGATTGACGAacacatcaacaacaacc CCGAACAACTCGCTGCGTTTCACCGCACCGTTTTGCAACTCCTTTCTGATGTGCAAGAGAGGTTGGTTTATCGGGCCCACATCTACGTTCAAAATGATATCATCGGATACAAGCCCGTTTCCGGAGATTTGGCGTACCCGGAGAAATTGGAAATGATGGAG AGTATCGCGGAAGGACTGCAAAATCAGGCTTCACAAAGTCTCGGGCGCTCCGTTTCCGTCTCGTCTATCTCGTCCCAGGATACAGTTCGTTCCCACACTGGAA aTTCGCCGGCCGATTTGCACGGCATGTGGTATCCCCCTTTGAGGAGAGCCTTGTTGTGCCTATCCAAACTTTACCGCTCTGTCGATCGTTCGACATTCCAAGGTCTTTCCCAG GAAGTTTTAGCGGCGGCTTGTGCGGCCTTGGCAAATGCTGCGTCCCAGATTATGACAAACAAAACCACCCTAGACGCCCATTTGTTCCACATCAAACATCTCCTAATCCTTCGTGAGCAG ATCGCTCCTTTTCAAGTCGACTTTGCTGTCAAAGAAATGAGTCTGGATTTCAGTTCTGTGAAAACTGCCG CGTTGGGATTGTTCCAGAAGAAAGGCCGACTATTTTCGCTCTCAGCTAGCAATGCGTTGCTTGAGTTTCTTCTTGAAGGAGCCCCGCAAGTCAGGGAACATTTGAAGG ATTCTAGGCGCTTGGCCGACCGCCAACTCAAGTCGACATGTGAAGCTTTTATCGATTATTGCGGCGACTTTTTGATCGGACCTATTCGTGTTTACCTTGCGAAA ATGACggcttatttgaaaaataatgctGCCGACTTGTCTGGGCTAACGAAACAATCATTTGCGCAACCTGATGTTGTGCAAAATTACTCTAGCGAATCGCAAAAGTATCTCCGGACTCGTTTGCCCGTCGTTCAACGAAGCTTGCAACTTTACTTGGCCAATAGAGAAACCGAATTTATCTTGTTCAG ACCTGTTAAGAATTTAATAGTCGCTAGCTATCAACAACTGCACCAAATCCTGATAACGCATTACAGCGAAGAAGAGCAAGGATTGATCGCAGCTCCTTCGCCGGAGCACATATCGATTCTACTTTCGGCTATGCTATTAAAGAGACCCGAGTCTGTGTTCACAGACATAGAGAA GATACCGGACTCTCCAAGTCCAGCTCAAGAGCTaaaaaatgacatttcatAG